A single window of Methanomassiliicoccaceae archaeon DNA harbors:
- a CDS encoding hydrogenase nickel incorporation protein HypA has protein sequence MKQHDHTEHDDAEPENSIEEAGGAAVGFTGRIIGFNADAQARMVDALYEIGKWVGGESGVLLGHIKCAIYLEDGSGITLNLIDMENGVEIHGTIEPSEKVSFTLMCAVLDVDEGELDHTMHHVLEDTNLDIELDHHDCKCHGHGHHHEHGHEHGHGHDHEEGDHHEHGAHDCKCHGHEHENAHEGQHHHDDDDDDGSEHRGGCCGRRSHRY, from the coding sequence ATGAAACAGCACGACCACACAGAACACGATGATGCGGAACCGGAGAACTCCATAGAGGAGGCCGGCGGGGCCGCCGTCGGTTTCACAGGGCGCATCATAGGATTCAATGCAGACGCCCAGGCAAGGATGGTGGACGCGCTCTACGAGATCGGCAAATGGGTCGGCGGCGAGTCCGGCGTGCTCCTGGGCCACATCAAGTGCGCAATCTATCTGGAGGACGGCTCCGGAATAACGCTGAACCTCATCGATATGGAGAACGGGGTCGAGATACACGGCACGATCGAGCCTTCCGAAAAGGTGTCGTTCACTCTCATGTGCGCCGTCCTCGATGTCGACGAGGGCGAGCTCGACCATACCATGCACCATGTTCTGGAAGACACCAATCTGGACATCGAGCTCGATCATCACGACTGCAAATGCCACGGGCACGGGCACCACCACGAACATGGGCACGAACATGGGCACGGGCATGACCATGAAGAGGGGGATCATCACGAACATGGAGCGCACGACTGCAAATGCCACGGTCACGAGCACGAGAATGCCCACGAAGGTCAGCATCATCACGATGATGACGATGACGACGGCAGCGAACACCGCGGAGGGTGTTGCGGCCGTCGAAGTCACCGTTATTGA
- a CDS encoding cobalamin-dependent protein (Presence of a B(12) (cobalamin)-binding domain implies dependence on cobalamin itself, in one of its several forms, or in some unusual lineages, dependence on a cobalamin-like analog.) produces MLSSKGVDFSKILRRYDVDQQVAATPQEMAKEMLPHDPVFKKVAEEVLYMRFKTVGPVVNEALKEKKPLDVINEGLVAGMEIVAKLYAEHVYYLPEIMLAAKTMEIGIALAEKKLEGGKMKAKATVIMHAAEGDPHDIGKNIAAIMTKAAGYDVIDMGRDVPVTEVIAKTVEVKPLFVSGTALMTTTMSAFPRIAAGFMAKGMNIPFMGCGGAVNREYANSYDLGIYSDKAAQTPPIADKILAGYDWKKVREEWDNIVRGD; encoded by the coding sequence ATGCTTAGCAGCAAAGGAGTAGACTTCAGCAAGATACTGAGGCGCTATGATGTCGACCAGCAGGTCGCAGCCACCCCGCAAGAGATGGCGAAAGAGATGCTCCCGCATGACCCAGTTTTTAAAAAGGTCGCGGAAGAGGTACTCTACATGAGGTTTAAGACCGTGGGCCCCGTTGTCAACGAAGCCCTCAAGGAGAAGAAACCGCTCGATGTTATCAACGAGGGGCTTGTTGCAGGAATGGAAATCGTCGCAAAGCTTTACGCAGAGCACGTTTACTACCTGCCCGAAATCATGTTGGCCGCAAAGACCATGGAGATCGGAATCGCCCTTGCAGAGAAGAAGCTCGAGGGTGGAAAGATGAAGGCCAAGGCCACCGTGATAATGCACGCTGCCGAGGGAGACCCCCACGACATCGGGAAGAACATCGCGGCAATCATGACCAAGGCGGCCGGTTACGATGTCATCGACATGGGAAGAGACGTCCCTGTCACCGAGGTTATAGCCAAGACCGTCGAGGTAAAGCCGCTGTTCGTTTCCGGAACCGCGCTCATGACCACGACGATGTCCGCGTTCCCCAGGATCGCAGCGGGATTCATGGCGAAAGGCATGAACATCCCGTTCATGGGATGCGGCGGCGCAGTCAACAGGGAGTACGCCAACTCGTACGACCTCGGAATTTATTCCGACAAGGCCGCGCAGACGCCCCCGATCGCCGACAAGATCCTTGCCGGATATGACTGGAAGAAAGTCAGGGAAGAGTGGGACAACATTGTAAGGGGTGATTAA
- a CDS encoding methyltransferase MtaB domain-containing protein codes for MAVTRYTKVAYKDADELIFGRAQHPVSYGFGIKVGAGRVIPELNYAPRPGTERDVEKFRREYVDYICKDALDRAITAGMPDLQMETEWVSQMNQKKLAVPVVSGQAEICEKYHEEYGINTAMRQTIPDQREADHGLRPGMDKKFSYPEKLIECAEMACENGAHVFSVESMGGKELADNAVTQGDIVSFLFGVGYLGSIDMTYIWQQFVDICKKNKVTPGGDTNCSGANTSMFMAGGFLDNDVQRTFSAITRAIASARTLCAWECGATGPDKDCGYEGPICKAVAGKPTAQEGKNCQCAHCDLQGNLMASTCDLWSNESVEYHPEFGGSSVACWLGSLGYEVALMNTSIQLGQDKTLRDLYMYTDRTRGPEGYILAYDHAFMIGKAIAEHGNDLYLRSKAAGETAAKIILDGYNSKELPLTKKQLEVLQECQKQMAALPDNEAKFVEYCTKLYKDVPAFNIKNYGL; via the coding sequence ATGGCAGTAACCAGATACACAAAAGTAGCATACAAGGACGCTGACGAGCTTATTTTCGGACGCGCACAGCACCCCGTCTCGTACGGATTCGGCATAAAAGTCGGAGCCGGAAGGGTCATACCCGAACTCAACTACGCCCCCCGCCCGGGAACGGAGAGGGATGTCGAGAAGTTCAGGAGAGAATACGTCGACTACATATGCAAAGATGCTCTCGACAGGGCCATCACCGCAGGTATGCCCGACCTCCAGATGGAGACCGAGTGGGTCTCGCAGATGAACCAGAAGAAACTGGCCGTGCCGGTCGTTTCGGGACAGGCGGAAATATGCGAGAAGTACCACGAGGAGTACGGAATCAACACAGCTATGAGGCAGACCATTCCTGACCAGCGTGAGGCCGACCACGGACTCCGCCCCGGAATGGACAAGAAGTTCTCCTACCCCGAGAAGCTCATCGAATGCGCTGAGATGGCTTGCGAGAACGGTGCACACGTCTTCTCCGTCGAATCGATGGGTGGAAAAGAGCTGGCGGACAACGCGGTCACCCAGGGTGACATCGTTTCCTTCCTCTTCGGTGTAGGATACCTCGGATCCATAGACATGACCTACATCTGGCAGCAGTTTGTGGACATATGCAAGAAGAACAAGGTGACCCCCGGAGGAGACACGAACTGTTCCGGAGCCAACACGTCCATGTTCATGGCGGGCGGATTCCTGGACAACGATGTTCAGAGGACGTTCTCCGCGATCACCAGGGCCATCGCATCCGCGAGGACCCTGTGCGCATGGGAGTGCGGAGCCACAGGTCCCGACAAGGACTGCGGCTACGAAGGACCCATATGCAAAGCGGTCGCCGGAAAGCCAACGGCCCAGGAAGGAAAGAACTGCCAGTGCGCGCACTGCGACCTGCAGGGCAACCTGATGGCATCCACCTGTGACCTGTGGTCCAACGAGTCCGTCGAGTACCACCCCGAATTCGGAGGATCCTCAGTCGCATGCTGGCTCGGGTCCCTCGGATACGAGGTCGCTCTGATGAACACCTCGATCCAGCTGGGACAGGACAAGACCCTCAGGGACTTGTACATGTACACCGACAGGACCAGGGGGCCCGAGGGATACATCCTCGCCTACGACCATGCGTTCATGATCGGAAAAGCCATCGCCGAGCACGGAAACGACCTGTACCTCAGGTCCAAGGCCGCCGGTGAGACCGCAGCGAAGATCATCCTTGACGGATACAACTCCAAGGAGCTGCCGCTGACCAAGAAGCAACTGGAAGTCCTTCAGGAATGCCAGAAGCAGATGGCCGCGCTGCCCGACAACGAGGCGAAGTTCGTCGAGTACTGCACCAAGTTGTACAAGGACGTCCCTGCGTTCAACATAAAGAACTACGGGCTCTGA
- a CDS encoding GTP-binding protein, which translates to MYVYILGGFLGSGKTSLLMKLASMYIERKLRVALLVNESGEVGVDGATLKAEGYDAIELPNGCICCSLSGTLQNALQNIKRDIDPDIIIVEPTGLALPHKVKELVRISMIDPDGTFIIGIVDVQRFDDLIKKKEEFFRRQMHGSDFILINKSDLATPEKMKEIKEWMASEFPSKPLLPISVKTGENLDKVYEMMK; encoded by the coding sequence ATGTATGTTTATATTCTGGGCGGTTTCCTCGGAAGCGGAAAAACCAGCCTGTTGATGAAGCTCGCGTCAATGTACATCGAGAGAAAATTACGTGTGGCGCTTCTTGTGAACGAATCCGGCGAGGTCGGCGTGGACGGCGCGACCCTCAAGGCCGAGGGATACGATGCGATCGAACTCCCCAACGGGTGCATATGCTGCTCGCTTTCAGGAACGCTTCAAAATGCATTACAGAATATTAAGAGAGACATAGATCCCGACATAATAATCGTGGAACCCACCGGGCTCGCCTTACCGCACAAAGTGAAGGAGCTGGTTCGCATATCTATGATCGACCCAGACGGGACATTCATAATCGGAATTGTAGATGTGCAGAGATTTGACGACCTGATAAAGAAGAAAGAAGAGTTCTTCAGGAGGCAGATGCACGGAAGCGACTTCATACTGATCAACAAGAGCGACCTTGCCACTCCTGAGAAAATGAAAGAAATCAAAGAATGGATGGCTTCCGAATTCCCGAGCAAGCCCTTATTACCTATATCTGTAAAGACCGGCGAGAACTTGGATAAAGTATACGAGATGATGAAATGA
- a CDS encoding methyltransferase MtaB domain-containing protein: MAVSRYTKMAYKDADELIFGRAQHPVSYGFGIKVGAGRVIPEINYAPRPGTERDVEKFRREYVDYITKDALDRAVTAGMPDLQLETEWVSQMNQKKLAVPVIAGQTEMCEKYHEEYGINAAVRHTVPDQREADHGLRPGMDKERTYPEKLIECTEMACENGAHVFSVESVGGKELADHAVTQGDIVAFLFGVGYLGSIDMTYIWQQFVDICKKNKVTPGGDTNCSGANTSMFMAGGFLDNDVQRTFSAITRAISAARTLCAWECGATGPDKDCGYEGPICKAVAGKPTSQEGKNCQCAHCDLQGNLMASTCDMWSNESVEYHPEFGGSSVACWLGALGYEVALMNTSIQMGQDKTLRDLYMYTDRIRGPEAYILAYDHAFMIGKAIADNGNNLYLRSKAAGETAAKIILDGYNSKELPLTKKQLEVLQECQKQMAALPDDEAKFVEYCTKLYKDVPAFNIKNYGL, from the coding sequence ATGGCAGTTAGCAGATACACAAAGATGGCATACAAAGATGCTGACGAACTGATCTTCGGACGCGCGCAGCACCCCGTTTCGTATGGATTCGGAATAAAGGTCGGAGCCGGCCGTGTCATTCCCGAAATAAACTACGCGCCCCGCCCGGGAACGGAGAGGGACGTAGAGAAGTTCAGAAGGGAGTACGTTGATTACATAACGAAGGACGCCCTCGACAGGGCCGTAACCGCGGGAATGCCCGACCTCCAGCTGGAGACCGAGTGGGTCTCTCAGATGAACCAGAAGAAGCTGGCAGTGCCTGTCATCGCCGGACAGACCGAGATGTGCGAGAAGTACCACGAGGAATACGGTATCAATGCCGCCGTCAGGCACACAGTGCCAGACCAACGTGAGGCAGACCACGGACTCCGCCCCGGAATGGACAAGGAGCGCACCTATCCCGAGAAGCTCATCGAATGTACCGAGATGGCATGCGAGAACGGTGCCCACGTCTTCTCCGTCGAATCAGTAGGCGGAAAAGAGCTGGCTGACCACGCGGTCACCCAGGGTGACATCGTAGCCTTCCTCTTCGGTGTCGGTTACCTCGGATCCATAGACATGACCTACATCTGGCAGCAGTTCGTGGACATATGCAAGAAGAACAAGGTGACCCCCGGAGGAGACACCAACTGTTCCGGAGCCAACACGTCCATGTTCATGGCCGGCGGATTCCTGGACAACGATGTTCAGAGGACGTTCTCCGCGATCACCAGGGCCATCTCGGCAGCGAGGACCCTGTGCGCATGGGAGTGCGGAGCCACCGGTCCCGACAAGGACTGCGGCTACGAGGGACCCATATGCAAGGCGGTCGCCGGAAAGCCCACTTCTCAGGAAGGAAAGAACTGCCAGTGCGCCCACTGCGATCTGCAGGGCAACCTGATGGCGTCCACCTGTGACATGTGGTCCAACGAGTCCGTCGAGTACCACCCCGAATTCGGAGGATCCTCTGTCGCATGCTGGCTCGGAGCCCTCGGATACGAGGTCGCTCTGATGAACACCTCGATCCAGATGGGACAGGACAAGACCCTCAGGGACTTGTACATGTACACCGACAGAATCAGGGGACCGGAAGCATACATCCTCGCCTACGACCATGCCTTCATGATCGGAAAGGCCATCGCCGACAACGGAAACAACCTGTACCTCAGGTCCAAGGCCGCCGGTGAGACCGCAGCGAAGATCATCCTTGACGGATACAACTCCAAGGAGCTGCCGCTGACCAAGAAGCAGCTGGAAGTCCTTCAGGAATGCCAGAAGCAGATGGCCGCGCTGCCCGACGACGAGGCGAAGTTCGTCGAGTACTGCACCAAGTTGTACAAGGACGTCCCTGCGTTCAACATAAAGAACTACGGGCTCTGA
- a CDS encoding cobalamin-dependent protein (Presence of a B(12) (cobalamin)-binding domain implies dependence on cobalamin itself, in one of its several forms, or in some unusual lineages, dependence on a cobalamin-like analog.), producing the protein MLSSKGVDFSGILRRYDVDQQVAATPQEMAKEMLPHDPVFKKVAEEVLYMRFKTVGPVVNDALKEKKPLDVINEGLVAGMEIVAKLYAEHVYYLPEIMMAAKTMEIGIALAEKKLEGGKMKAKATVIMHAAEGDPHDIGKNIAAIMTKAAGYDVIDMGRDVPVEDVVAKTMEVKPLFVSGTALMTTTMSAFPRIAEKFIAKGLNTPLMGCGGAVNREYANSYDLGIYSDKAAQTPPIADKILAGYDWKKVREEWDNIIRGE; encoded by the coding sequence ATGCTTAGCAGCAAAGGAGTAGACTTCAGTGGAATACTGAGGCGCTATGATGTCGACCAGCAGGTCGCGGCCACCCCGCAAGAGATGGCTAAAGAGATGCTCCCGCATGACCCCGTTTTTAAAAAGGTCGCGGAAGAGGTACTCTACATGAGGTTTAAGACCGTAGGGCCCGTCGTCAACGACGCCCTGAAGGAGAAGAAACCGCTCGATGTTATCAACGAGGGGCTTGTTGCAGGAATGGAGATCGTCGCGAAGCTTTACGCAGAGCACGTGTACTACCTGCCCGAGATCATGATGGCCGCAAAGACCATGGAGATCGGAATAGCCCTTGCGGAGAAGAAGCTCGAGGGCGGAAAGATGAAGGCCAAGGCCACCGTGATAATGCACGCTGCCGAGGGAGACCCCCACGACATCGGAAAGAACATCGCGGCCATCATGACCAAGGCGGCCGGTTACGACGTTATCGACATGGGAAGAGATGTCCCTGTCGAAGATGTAGTGGCCAAGACCATGGAGGTCAAGCCCCTGTTCGTCTCCGGAACCGCGCTCATGACCACGACGATGTCCGCTTTCCCGAGGATTGCAGAAAAATTCATTGCGAAAGGCCTCAACACCCCCCTCATGGGATGCGGCGGTGCGGTCAACAGGGAGTACGCCAACTCGTACGACCTCGGAATTTATTCCGACAAGGCTGCCCAGACACCCCCGATCGCCGACAAGATCCTTGCCGGATACGACTGGAAGAAGGTAAGGGAAGAGTGGGACAATATCATTAGAGGTGAGTAA